One region of Paucibacter aquatile genomic DNA includes:
- a CDS encoding GGDEF domain-containing protein produces MSFDTSSAADLTLPHRQPPGTSLRRRTVWVVLLLSVFLVGVTDAIHLRHQAQAHAAAFEAELLALPKVYGQALASSMAELGAGERPGGATQVLIDKLKARPGVLSVELKTSSGAVLASGDASLRGQADVRQIDFELGPPASGGALVQVLAQEEAAQRAFMREALPALLLRDLALVMLLSLSLMLVLDRMMLRPLRRLADRADELDPLDAPQALSHAALAEQPAELARVSRSLARVQQGLWLQWQDESQRVSQLQQQLQVQSQQLLAAQQALEQKNRELGSLSRSDALTGLANRREFDEALRREFKRAQRQRGQLALAVLDLDHFKSYNERYGAAAGDLVLQRFAQLLSERFKRDTDFVARLGGEEFVALLPGFGLDVTQELLEQLREELRALALPHEGGVSGPWLTVSIGLAAYSPAHPYLSPQALMQAADEALYIAKHAGRDRISLASSSSLAERV; encoded by the coding sequence GTGAGTTTCGATACGTCATCCGCTGCCGATCTGACCTTGCCGCATCGCCAGCCCCCGGGCACGTCCTTGCGGCGCCGCACGGTCTGGGTGGTCTTGCTGCTGAGCGTGTTTCTGGTGGGCGTGACGGATGCCATCCATCTGCGCCATCAGGCCCAGGCGCATGCCGCGGCCTTCGAGGCCGAACTGTTGGCCCTGCCCAAGGTCTACGGTCAAGCCCTCGCCAGCAGCATGGCTGAGCTCGGCGCGGGGGAGCGGCCGGGCGGTGCCACCCAGGTGTTGATCGACAAGCTCAAGGCGCGGCCTGGGGTGTTGTCGGTCGAGCTGAAGACTTCGAGCGGCGCGGTGCTTGCCAGTGGTGATGCCAGCCTGCGTGGTCAGGCCGATGTGCGTCAGATCGATTTCGAGCTCGGCCCGCCGGCCTCGGGCGGTGCCCTGGTGCAGGTGTTGGCGCAAGAAGAAGCGGCGCAACGGGCTTTCATGCGAGAGGCCTTGCCGGCCCTGCTTTTGCGCGATCTGGCGCTGGTGATGTTGTTGAGCCTGAGCCTGATGCTGGTGCTGGATCGCATGATGCTGCGGCCTTTGCGTCGACTGGCCGATCGCGCGGATGAGCTGGATCCGCTCGATGCACCGCAGGCCTTGAGCCATGCGGCCTTGGCCGAACAGCCGGCGGAGCTGGCGCGCGTCTCGCGCTCGCTGGCGCGGGTGCAGCAGGGCCTGTGGCTGCAATGGCAGGACGAAAGCCAGCGCGTCTCCCAATTGCAGCAGCAACTGCAGGTCCAGAGCCAGCAATTGCTGGCGGCACAGCAGGCTTTGGAGCAAAAGAACCGCGAACTGGGCAGTCTCAGCCGATCCGATGCCTTGACCGGCTTGGCCAATCGGCGCGAATTCGACGAAGCCTTGCGACGCGAGTTCAAGCGCGCCCAGCGGCAGCGCGGCCAGCTGGCGCTGGCGGTGCTCGACCTCGACCATTTCAAGAGCTACAACGAGCGCTACGGCGCGGCCGCGGGCGATCTGGTGTTGCAGCGTTTCGCGCAACTGCTCAGCGAGCGCTTCAAGCGTGACACCGATTTCGTGGCCCGTCTGGGTGGGGAAGAGTTTGTGGCCTTGCTGCCCGGCTTCGGCCTGGACGTCACGCAAGAGCTTTTGGAGCAGCTGCGCGAAGAGCTGCGTGCCCTGGCCCTGCCGCATGAGGGCGGTGTGAGTGGCCCGTGGCTGACGGTGAGCATCGGCCTGGCGGCCTACAGCCCGGCGCATCCCTATCTGAGCCCGCAAGCTTTGATGCAAGCGGCCGATGAGGCGCTCTACATCGCCAAGCATGCCGGTCGTGACCGGATCAGCCTGGCTTCATCCAGCAGCTTGGCCGAGCGCGTCTGA
- a CDS encoding B12-binding domain-containing radical SAM protein — protein sequence MSSTPPLSPSSFRVLSLIPPMTQLNTPYPSTAYLTGFLRSRQIDAVQEDLALALMLQLFSRAGLLALRERIQALAPEQRTPMVQGFDVYFDRYLSTITPTIAFLQGRDPTLAHRINSRAFLPEGPRFDSLDVYVDEEGGDPLAWAFGALGLQDRARHLATLYLNDLADVLREAVDPRFEFVRYAESLATSQPTFDPLAEALAAPLNLVDETLRTLALAAVAKHQPQLVLISVPFPGAVYAAFRIAQAIKAEHPGVVLALGGGFVNTELRELSEPRVFDYFDYLTLDAGERPLLALLEHLQGRRSRQRLVRTFVREDGQVRYINFVEPDIAFAEVGTPTWDGLPLDRYLSLLDMLNPMNRLWSDGRWNKLTVAHGCYWKKCSFCDVSLDYISRYEGASAATLVDRIEAIVAETGQTGFHFVDEAAPPKALKALAAELQARQLGISWWGNIRFEKSFSPELCQQLADSGCIAISGGLEVASDRLLNLMKKGVSVDQVARVTKAFTDAGILVHAYLMYGFPTQTVQDTVDALEYVRQLFENGCIQSGFFHRFACTVHSPVGQKPEEFGVQLLSLPPSPFAKNDVGFVDPTGVDHDVLGQALKKAIYNYMHGIGLEQDVRSWFSIKVPKTTVARHRIARALTQAH from the coding sequence ATGTCCTCGACGCCTCCTCTCTCGCCCTCCAGCTTCCGCGTGTTGTCGCTCATCCCGCCGATGACGCAGCTGAACACGCCGTATCCGTCCACGGCTTATCTGACCGGCTTTCTGCGCTCGCGCCAGATCGATGCGGTGCAGGAGGACCTGGCCCTGGCCCTGATGCTGCAGCTGTTTTCTCGCGCCGGCTTGCTGGCCCTGCGCGAGCGCATCCAGGCCTTGGCGCCCGAGCAGCGCACGCCCATGGTCCAGGGATTTGACGTCTACTTTGACCGTTATCTCTCGACCATCACGCCGACCATCGCGTTCCTGCAGGGGCGTGACCCGACCCTGGCGCACCGCATCAACAGCCGCGCCTTCCTGCCCGAGGGCCCGCGCTTTGATTCGCTCGATGTTTATGTCGACGAGGAAGGCGGCGACCCGCTGGCCTGGGCCTTCGGTGCCCTGGGCCTGCAGGACCGGGCGCGCCACCTGGCCACGCTTTATCTGAACGACCTGGCCGATGTGCTGCGCGAGGCGGTGGACCCGCGCTTCGAGTTCGTCCGCTATGCCGAGTCATTGGCGACCAGCCAGCCCACCTTCGACCCATTGGCTGAGGCTTTGGCCGCGCCGCTGAATCTGGTCGATGAAACCTTGCGCACCCTGGCCCTGGCCGCGGTGGCCAAGCACCAGCCGCAGCTGGTGCTGATCTCGGTGCCCTTCCCGGGTGCGGTCTATGCCGCCTTCCGCATCGCCCAGGCGATCAAGGCCGAGCACCCTGGCGTGGTGCTGGCCCTGGGCGGTGGCTTCGTCAACACCGAGCTGCGCGAGCTCAGCGAGCCGCGCGTGTTCGATTACTTCGACTACCTGACCTTGGACGCCGGCGAGCGCCCTCTGTTGGCGCTGCTGGAGCATCTGCAAGGCCGCCGCTCGCGCCAGCGTCTGGTGCGCACCTTTGTGCGCGAAGACGGCCAGGTCCGCTACATCAACTTCGTCGAGCCCGACATCGCGTTTGCCGAGGTGGGCACGCCCACCTGGGACGGCCTGCCCCTGGACCGCTACCTGTCCCTGCTGGACATGCTCAACCCCATGAACCGGCTCTGGTCCGATGGGCGCTGGAACAAGCTGACCGTGGCGCACGGCTGCTACTGGAAGAAGTGCAGCTTCTGCGACGTCAGCCTCGACTACATCTCGCGCTACGAGGGCGCCTCGGCCGCCACCCTGGTCGATCGCATCGAGGCCATCGTCGCCGAGACCGGCCAGACCGGTTTCCACTTCGTCGACGAGGCCGCGCCGCCCAAGGCCTTGAAGGCGCTCGCTGCTGAGTTGCAGGCGCGCCAGCTGGGCATCTCCTGGTGGGGCAATATCCGTTTCGAGAAGTCCTTCAGCCCGGAGCTTTGCCAGCAGCTGGCCGACAGCGGCTGCATCGCCATCTCGGGTGGCTTGGAGGTTGCGTCCGACCGATTGCTGAACCTGATGAAAAAAGGCGTCTCGGTCGACCAGGTCGCGCGCGTGACCAAAGCCTTCACCGACGCCGGCATCCTGGTCCATGCCTACCTGATGTACGGCTTTCCGACCCAGACCGTGCAGGACACGGTCGACGCGCTTGAATATGTGCGCCAGTTGTTCGAGAACGGCTGCATCCAGAGCGGCTTTTTCCACCGCTTTGCCTGCACCGTGCACTCGCCCGTGGGTCAGAAGCCGGAAGAGTTCGGCGTGCAGCTGCTGTCCCTGCCGCCCAGCCCCTTCGCCAAGAACGATGTCGGCTTTGTCGACCCCACGGGCGTGGATCACGATGTGCTGGGCCAGGCGCTCAAGAAAGCCATCTACAACTACATGCACGGCATCGGCCTCGAGCAGGACGTGCGCAGCTGGTTCAGCATCAAGGTGCCCAAGACCACGGTGGCGCGCCACCGCATTGCCCGCGCTCTAACGCAGGCG
- the sucD gene encoding succinate--CoA ligase subunit alpha produces the protein MSIYINKDTKVITQGITGKTGQFHTLGCQAYANGKNAFVAGVNPKKAGEKFSDIPIYATVKEAAAQTGATVSVIYVPPAGAAAAIWEAVEADLDLAICITEGIPVRDMLEIRNKMKAKEAAGGKKTLLLGPNCPGLITPDEIKIGIMPGHIHRKGRIGVVSRSGTLTYEAVAQLTEIGLGQSSAVGIGGDPINGLKHIDVMKAFNDDPDTDAVIMIGEIGGPDEAEAARWCKLNMKKPVVGFIAGVTAPPGKRMGHAGALIAGGADTADAKLAIMEECGFTVTRNPSEMGKLLKGLL, from the coding sequence ATGTCGATTTACATCAACAAAGACACCAAGGTCATCACCCAGGGCATCACCGGCAAGACCGGTCAGTTCCACACCCTGGGTTGCCAGGCCTATGCCAACGGCAAGAACGCCTTCGTGGCGGGCGTGAACCCCAAGAAGGCCGGCGAGAAGTTTTCGGACATCCCAATCTACGCCACCGTCAAGGAAGCGGCTGCGCAAACCGGCGCCACCGTGTCGGTGATCTATGTGCCGCCCGCCGGTGCTGCGGCCGCCATCTGGGAAGCCGTCGAAGCCGACCTGGACCTGGCCATCTGCATCACGGAAGGCATCCCCGTCCGTGACATGCTGGAAATCCGCAACAAGATGAAGGCCAAGGAAGCGGCCGGCGGCAAGAAAACCTTGCTGCTGGGCCCCAACTGCCCCGGCCTGATCACGCCCGATGAAATCAAGATCGGCATCATGCCCGGTCACATCCACCGCAAGGGCCGCATCGGCGTGGTCTCGCGCTCGGGCACGCTGACGTACGAAGCCGTGGCACAGCTGACCGAAATCGGCCTGGGCCAGTCCAGCGCCGTCGGTATCGGTGGCGATCCGATCAACGGCCTGAAGCACATCGACGTGATGAAGGCCTTCAACGACGATCCGGACACCGACGCCGTCATCATGATCGGTGAAATCGGTGGCCCGGACGAAGCCGAAGCCGCTCGCTGGTGCAAGCTGAACATGAAGAAGCCGGTGGTCGGTTTCATCGCTGGCGTGACCGCCCCTCCGGGCAAGCGCATGGGCCACGCAGGCGCACTGATCGCCGGCGGTGCCGACACGGCCGATGCCAAGCTCGCCATCATGGAAGAGTGCGGTTTCACCGTGACCCGCAACCCGTCGGAAATGGGCAAGCTGCTCAAGGGCCTGCTCTGA
- a CDS encoding Stp1/IreP family PP2C-type Ser/Thr phosphatase, producing the protein MTLEFFSATDVGRARDNNEDSVALDESVGLAVLADGMGGYNAGEVASQMLTGFIRAELGRWLKEAGATASVGDVRRAMDICVDNANRAIFNAANTNPRYAGMGTTLVLGVFRPEGLLLGHVGDSRAYRLRGGQLTQISRDHSLLQEQLDAGLLTPEEAVFSSNKNLVTRAVGVEDAVMLELHQHEVQPGDLYLFCSDGLSDMLDDDALRQLLINHPSLSEAAQALIDGANDMGGRDNIALVLVRAEGRVRSEGRAWWPFGKR; encoded by the coding sequence ATGACCCTGGAGTTCTTCAGCGCCACCGATGTCGGCCGCGCCCGCGACAACAACGAGGATTCGGTTGCTCTGGATGAGTCCGTGGGTCTGGCGGTGCTGGCCGATGGCATGGGGGGTTACAACGCCGGTGAAGTGGCCAGTCAGATGCTGACCGGCTTCATCCGCGCCGAACTGGGCCGGTGGCTGAAAGAGGCCGGAGCCACGGCCAGCGTCGGCGATGTGCGTCGCGCCATGGACATCTGCGTGGACAACGCCAACCGCGCCATCTTCAATGCCGCCAACACCAACCCGCGTTATGCCGGCATGGGCACGACCCTGGTGCTGGGCGTGTTTCGGCCTGAGGGCTTGCTGCTGGGCCATGTCGGTGATTCACGCGCCTACCGCTTGCGCGGTGGCCAGCTGACCCAGATCAGCCGCGACCATTCCCTGCTGCAAGAGCAGCTCGACGCTGGCCTGCTGACGCCTGAAGAGGCAGTCTTCTCCAGCAACAAGAATCTGGTCACGCGCGCGGTCGGCGTAGAAGACGCTGTCATGTTGGAGTTGCACCAGCATGAAGTTCAACCTGGGGATCTCTACCTGTTCTGCTCGGACGGTCTGTCCGATATGCTGGACGACGATGCCCTGCGCCAGTTGTTGATAAACCACCCTTCCTTGTCTGAAGCAGCCCAAGCCTTGATAGATGGGGCCAATGACATGGGCGGCCGGGATAATATCGCGCTGGTGCTGGTTCGTGCCGAGGGCCGCGTGCGGTCGGAAGGGCGGGCCTGGTGGCCGTTTGGCAAGCGCTGA
- a CDS encoding TIGR03790 family protein: MNAVVSPLSNLLSWLGRRARFGLVCAVLLSLQACGGGGGGGSDSTGSTPTPAPSATSTYGLSLPRAGLVPADLAVLVAEGDALGESIAAYYLSARGVPAANLIRVKLPTKTDAISASDFATLKAEIDAKLPSGIQALMLTWTAPSRVVGTCAMGITSALAFGYDAKSCVSPAGSCLATQASAYFDSDSTQPWTDHQVRPAMMLGARSLEVAKALIDRGVKADASQPLGDGYLLRTSDNLRSTRWSDFSALPGLWSGRLKLNFLDNSAGGSRDSVQGSSGVLFYFTGLELTPGLATNTYQPGAVGDSLTSYGALFPNGGGQTSVLAWLDAGLTGSYGTVEEPCNFTQKFSKASVLIEQYYRGATLIEAYWKSVQQPGQGLFVGEPLARPFADTPSFKLEGSQYLISSRALRPGASYSLDYQIGAAGSWITLASFKPSKAEVQNLSAPLPPATATALRWRGPCPTQPSQQCTLASSP, from the coding sequence ATGAACGCTGTCGTGAGTCCACTCTCCAACCTTCTTTCTTGGCTGGGCCGCCGTGCGCGTTTCGGCCTGGTGTGCGCCGTGCTGCTGAGCTTGCAAGCCTGTGGTGGAGGAGGGGGCGGAGGCAGTGACAGCACAGGGAGCACACCCACGCCAGCGCCCAGTGCCACCAGCACCTATGGCCTCAGCCTGCCGCGCGCCGGCCTGGTGCCAGCCGATCTGGCCGTTCTGGTGGCCGAAGGCGATGCGCTCGGTGAATCCATTGCGGCCTACTACCTCAGCGCCCGTGGCGTGCCGGCAGCCAACTTGATTCGTGTCAAGCTGCCCACCAAAACCGATGCCATTTCGGCCAGTGACTTCGCCACCCTCAAGGCTGAGATCGACGCCAAGCTGCCGTCAGGGATTCAGGCCTTGATGCTGACCTGGACCGCGCCGTCGCGCGTGGTGGGTACGTGTGCCATGGGCATCACCAGCGCTTTGGCGTTCGGCTATGACGCGAAGTCCTGTGTCTCGCCCGCCGGCAGCTGCCTCGCCACCCAGGCCTCGGCCTACTTCGACTCGGATTCCACCCAGCCTTGGACTGACCATCAGGTCCGGCCGGCCATGATGCTGGGCGCCCGCAGCCTGGAGGTCGCCAAGGCGCTGATTGACCGCGGCGTCAAGGCCGATGCCAGCCAGCCCTTGGGCGATGGGTATCTCCTGCGCACCAGTGACAATCTGCGCAGCACCCGTTGGAGTGACTTCAGCGCTTTGCCAGGCCTCTGGTCCGGCCGACTCAAGCTCAATTTCCTGGACAACTCGGCGGGCGGATCGCGTGACAGCGTGCAGGGCAGCAGCGGCGTTCTGTTCTATTTCACCGGCTTGGAGCTGACGCCGGGCTTGGCCACCAACACCTACCAACCCGGGGCGGTCGGAGACTCCCTGACCTCGTACGGCGCACTCTTTCCCAACGGCGGGGGGCAAACCTCGGTCCTCGCCTGGCTCGACGCCGGCCTCACCGGCAGTTACGGCACGGTCGAGGAGCCCTGCAATTTCACGCAGAAGTTCTCCAAAGCCTCGGTGTTGATCGAGCAGTACTACCGCGGCGCCACCTTGATCGAAGCGTACTGGAAGTCCGTGCAGCAGCCGGGCCAAGGCTTGTTCGTCGGCGAACCGTTGGCGCGGCCGTTTGCCGACACCCCCAGCTTCAAGCTGGAGGGCAGCCAGTACCTGATCAGCAGCCGCGCCCTGCGTCCGGGCGCGAGTTACAGCCTGGACTACCAGATCGGCGCTGCCGGCAGCTGGATCACCCTGGCCAGCTTCAAGCCCAGCAAGGCCGAAGTGCAGAATCTCAGCGCCCCCTTGCCGCCGGCCACGGCCACGGCCCTGCGCTGGCGCGGTCCCTGCCCGACCCAGCCCAGCCAGCAATGCACCTTGGCGAGCAGCCCCTGA
- a CDS encoding FHA domain-containing protein, protein MGKLVVSLDGVVIKDVQITKDKTTLGRRPYNDIVIDNLAVSGEHAVLQMVGADVFIEDLNSTNGTYINGKAIKKQLLANNDIVEIGKYKIKFLLEDSGDYEKTMILKPGSGAPSGFGLPSNFGSLPSASAAAPATIRVLTGAAAGREVSLTKVVTTVGKPGVQVASITKRPSGYVFAHVEGAARPNVNGVPLTSESVALKSGDVIELAGTQMQFVQG, encoded by the coding sequence ATGGGCAAGCTGGTGGTGTCGCTCGACGGCGTGGTGATCAAGGATGTGCAGATCACAAAAGACAAGACCACGCTCGGGCGCCGACCCTACAACGATATCGTGATCGACAACCTGGCGGTCAGCGGCGAGCATGCCGTGCTGCAGATGGTGGGCGCCGATGTCTTCATCGAAGACCTCAATTCGACCAACGGCACCTACATCAACGGCAAGGCGATCAAGAAGCAGCTGCTGGCCAACAACGACATCGTCGAGATCGGCAAGTACAAGATCAAGTTCCTGCTCGAGGACAGCGGCGATTACGAAAAGACCATGATCCTGAAGCCTGGCTCGGGTGCGCCCAGCGGCTTCGGTCTGCCATCCAATTTCGGCTCCCTGCCCTCGGCCTCGGCGGCCGCACCGGCCACCATTCGGGTGCTCACCGGTGCCGCAGCCGGTCGTGAGGTCAGTCTGACCAAGGTGGTCACCACCGTCGGCAAGCCTGGCGTGCAGGTGGCCTCCATCACCAAGCGCCCCAGCGGTTATGTGTTCGCCCATGTCGAAGGCGCTGCACGGCCCAATGTCAATGGCGTGCCGCTGACCAGCGAGTCGGTCGCCCTCAAGAGCGGTGATGTGATCGAGTTGGCCGGCACGCAAATGCAGTTCGTGCAGGGCTGA
- a CDS encoding HDOD domain-containing protein: MPVDPNLRTLDIEIPTQPEVLVQLSMLMSEEDIDLNAISSLVETDMALAAAVLKAVNSSLYGLRGRVQTVQQALTYLGLREVSAITFEMGLRAAFPPAAELEPVWQRAAERGLMMGRMGQMLGVDPWAAHSAGLFEECGKAVLYRHAPSHYPAMLRAAGSDAELVQLERTAFGVSHDALGAALCESWGLAPAAVASVRHHVEVQATLQMPDTLQRRGISAISTIASVLLSDVTQLETVAHEIAPQASLDEALMLRAARRITEQLETAKEHERG; the protein is encoded by the coding sequence ATGCCAGTCGATCCGAATTTGCGCACACTCGACATCGAGATCCCCACCCAGCCTGAAGTACTGGTGCAGCTGTCGATGCTGATGTCCGAGGAGGACATCGATCTGAACGCCATCTCGTCCCTGGTGGAGACCGATATGGCCCTGGCGGCCGCGGTGCTCAAGGCGGTCAATTCCTCGCTTTACGGCTTGCGGGGCCGGGTGCAAACCGTACAGCAGGCGCTGACCTATCTGGGGCTGCGCGAGGTCTCCGCCATCACGTTTGAGATGGGCTTGCGCGCGGCTTTCCCGCCCGCTGCGGAGCTGGAACCGGTCTGGCAGCGCGCGGCCGAGCGCGGCCTGATGATGGGTCGCATGGGCCAGATGCTGGGCGTGGATCCTTGGGCCGCCCATTCCGCGGGTTTGTTCGAGGAATGCGGCAAGGCCGTGCTCTACCGGCATGCGCCGTCCCATTACCCCGCCATGCTGCGCGCGGCCGGATCTGATGCAGAGCTCGTGCAGTTGGAGCGCACCGCCTTCGGCGTCAGCCACGATGCGCTCGGGGCGGCACTGTGCGAAAGCTGGGGCCTGGCGCCAGCGGCCGTGGCGAGTGTGCGCCACCATGTCGAAGTGCAAGCCACCTTGCAAATGCCCGACACCCTGCAGCGGCGCGGCATCAGTGCCATCTCAACCATCGCCAGCGTGCTGCTGAGTGACGTGACCCAATTGGAAACCGTGGCACATGAAATCGCACCTCAGGCCTCGCTGGACGAAGCCCTGATGCTGCGCGCCGCCCGCCGCATCACCGAGCAGCTGGAAACTGCCAAGGAACACGAGCGCGGCTGA
- a CDS encoding TerC family protein — MDTLTSPEFWLAVGQIIMIDILLGGDNAVVIALACRKLPDAQRTKGIIWGTAGAIVLRVVLIFFALTLLQVPYLKIVGAALLLWIGIKLLVPEDEDEHGNIQASDKLWAAVKTVIVADFVMSLDNVIAIAGAAQSSGGDHQMPLVIFGLLVSIPIIVWGSQLVIKLMDRFPAVITLGAMLLGWIAGTMAVGDPALSSWVPTVPGAKEGSSQVMPALHYGAGVAGALLVLALGRWMASRQKPAEA, encoded by the coding sequence ATGGACACCTTGACGAGTCCCGAATTCTGGTTGGCCGTGGGCCAGATCATCATGATCGACATCCTGCTGGGTGGCGACAACGCGGTGGTCATCGCCCTGGCCTGCCGCAAGCTGCCCGATGCGCAGCGCACCAAGGGCATCATCTGGGGCACCGCCGGCGCCATCGTGCTGCGCGTGGTGCTGATCTTCTTTGCCCTGACCTTGTTGCAGGTGCCCTACCTGAAGATCGTCGGCGCCGCCTTGCTGCTGTGGATCGGCATCAAGCTGCTGGTGCCGGAAGATGAAGACGAGCACGGCAACATCCAAGCCAGCGACAAGCTCTGGGCCGCCGTCAAGACGGTGATCGTCGCGGACTTCGTCATGAGCCTGGACAACGTGATCGCCATCGCCGGTGCGGCGCAAAGCAGCGGCGGCGACCACCAGATGCCGCTGGTGATCTTTGGCCTGCTGGTGTCCATCCCCATCATCGTCTGGGGCAGCCAACTGGTGATCAAGTTGATGGACCGCTTCCCGGCCGTCATCACCCTGGGCGCCATGCTGCTGGGCTGGATCGCCGGCACCATGGCCGTGGGTGACCCGGCCCTGAGCAGCTGGGTGCCGACCGTACCGGGCGCCAAGGAAGGCAGCAGCCAGGTGATGCCGGCTCTGCACTACGGTGCCGGCGTGGCGGGTGCGCTGCTGGTGTTGGCGCTGGGCCGCTGGATGGCCTCGCGGCAGAAGCCGGCCGAGGCCTGA
- a CDS encoding sulfite exporter TauE/SafE family protein produces the protein MDLLTVALASLLAGFIDAVVGGGGLVLVPALFSVYPQTAPATLFGTNKGASIWGTAWATLQYAKRVQLNWSALLPAAALAMVGGFGGAWLVTQIDPGFLRRALPVILLAVLIYTLVRKDMGRHHAPRHQGWRETAVAGAIALLIGFYDGFFGPGTGSFFVFLFVRLLGYDFLHASATAKLMNTATNAAALMLFGSTGHIWWQVALVMAVANVIGSLFGTRMALARGAGFVRSMFVLVVSALILKTAWDAFFR, from the coding sequence ATGGATTTGCTGACTGTCGCCCTTGCCTCGCTCCTGGCTGGATTCATTGATGCGGTGGTGGGCGGAGGTGGCTTGGTGCTGGTGCCCGCCCTGTTCAGCGTTTATCCGCAAACCGCGCCGGCCACCTTGTTCGGCACCAACAAAGGCGCCTCGATCTGGGGCACTGCCTGGGCCACGCTTCAGTATGCCAAGCGTGTCCAGCTGAACTGGTCCGCCCTGCTACCGGCAGCAGCCCTGGCCATGGTGGGCGGCTTCGGCGGCGCCTGGCTGGTCACTCAGATTGACCCCGGCTTCCTGCGTCGCGCCTTGCCGGTGATCCTGTTGGCCGTCTTGATCTACACCCTGGTGCGAAAGGACATGGGACGGCACCATGCGCCTCGGCACCAGGGCTGGCGCGAAACCGCGGTCGCCGGTGCCATTGCCCTGCTGATCGGTTTCTATGACGGCTTTTTCGGCCCTGGCACCGGCAGCTTCTTCGTCTTCCTGTTCGTGCGCTTGCTGGGTTACGACTTTCTCCATGCCTCGGCCACCGCCAAGCTGATGAATACAGCCACCAACGCCGCTGCCTTGATGTTGTTTGGCAGCACCGGCCACATCTGGTGGCAGGTCGCTCTGGTGATGGCCGTGGCCAATGTGATTGGCAGCCTGTTCGGCACCCGCATGGCCTTGGCGCGTGGCGCCGGCTTTGTGCGCTCGATGTTCGTGCTGGTGGTGTCGGCCCTGATCCTGAAAACGGCCTGGGACGCCTTCTTTCGCTGA
- a CDS encoding serine/threonine-protein kinase, producing the protein MAGFWKRWLGKPDTVDGEASTVPEAYPTLSPAGPGLQAYELQRELGRGAMAVVHLARERASGQLVAIKRLALQREFAAEDLIDVRQRFMREARAAGHLQHPDILHVLDAGEAGADAWIAMEYVQGQDLSHFTRPGQLLPVREVLHLARRLALALDYAHGQGVVHRDIKPANVMLDREHDVLKIMDFGIARIADGSRTRTGLVLGTPSFMSPEQLAGLKVDGRSDLYSLGVMVYQLLTGHLPHQSDSMAKLMYQIANEPPPDVRHHRPGLPESLALVLALALEKRPELRYASGAQMAQDLEAVLQQLPATAPTAEAVSGTEATVPVTTKPESGTVDAFAQTVRLNKSEAGQNPPASQPDTKP; encoded by the coding sequence ATGGCAGGTTTCTGGAAACGGTGGCTGGGCAAGCCCGACACGGTGGATGGCGAAGCCTCGACGGTGCCCGAGGCCTACCCGACGCTCAGCCCGGCCGGACCGGGCCTGCAAGCCTATGAGCTGCAACGTGAGTTGGGCCGCGGCGCCATGGCCGTGGTGCACCTGGCACGCGAGCGCGCCAGCGGCCAGTTGGTGGCCATCAAGCGCCTGGCGCTGCAGCGCGAATTCGCCGCCGAAGACCTGATCGATGTGCGCCAGCGCTTCATGCGCGAGGCGCGTGCCGCCGGTCATCTGCAGCATCCTGACATCCTGCATGTGCTCGACGCCGGCGAGGCGGGCGCAGATGCCTGGATCGCGATGGAGTATGTCCAGGGCCAGGACCTCAGCCACTTCACCCGGCCGGGTCAGCTCCTGCCCGTGCGTGAGGTGCTGCACTTGGCGCGGCGCCTGGCGCTGGCCCTCGATTACGCGCATGGCCAGGGTGTCGTGCACCGCGACATCAAGCCCGCCAACGTGATGCTGGATCGCGAGCACGATGTGCTCAAGATCATGGACTTTGGCATCGCCCGCATCGCCGACGGCAGCCGCACCCGTACCGGCCTGGTTTTGGGCACCCCTTCCTTCATGTCGCCCGAGCAACTGGCCGGGCTCAAGGTGGACGGGCGCAGCGATCTCTACTCGCTCGGTGTCATGGTCTACCAGCTGCTGACCGGCCATCTGCCGCATCAGTCGGATTCCATGGCCAAGCTGATGTACCAGATCGCCAACGAGCCGCCGCCCGATGTGCGCCACCATCGCCCCGGTCTGCCCGAGTCGCTCGCGCTGGTGCTGGCCCTGGCGCTGGAAAAGCGGCCCGAGTTGCGCTATGCCAGCGGCGCGCAGATGGCCCAGGATCTGGAGGCCGTGCTGCAGCAACTGCCGGCCACCGCGCCGACGGCAGAGGCCGTTTCTGGGACGGAAGCCACAGTGCCGGTGACGACGAAGCCCGAGTCGGGGACTGTCGACGCTTTTGCACAAACAGTCCGCTTGAATAAGTCGGAAGCAGGGCAAAATCCCCCCGCATCGCAACCAGACACAAAGCCATGA